TGAAGACCAAGTTCGTCAGGTCATGCAGGATATTTTGAAGACCAAGGGCGACATGCTGTCCGATAGTATTTTGGCAAGTCGTAATGGGCGAAATGTCCTTCCTGTCAAAAATACCTATCGCAATAAGATTGCAGGGGTTGTCCATGACATTTCTGCTTCTGGCTCGACTGTGTATATTGAACCGCGGGCAGTGGTGACCCTGAACGAGGAAATCAGTCACCTCCGTGCAGAAGAACGCCACGAGCTCAACCGTATCTTGCAGGAATTGTCGGATATGCTCCGTCCGCATAGTGGCGTGATTCGTAACAATGCATGGCTTATCGGACATATTGATTTCGTCCGTGCCAAGCATCTCTTTGCGCGTGATCATCAAGCAGTTGTACCCAAACTATCTGAGAAGCAGGATATTGCCCTTCTTAACGTTCGCCATCCGCTCATTGCTGAGCCTGTACCAAATGACCTGTATTTTGGTAGTCAATTGACGGCTATTGTTATCACAGGTCCCAATACGGGTGGTAAGACCATTATGCTCAAGACCTTGGGATTAACGCACCTTATGGCTCAGTCTGGTTTGCCTATTTTGGCAGACAAGGGCAGTAGGGTAGCTATCTTCAAAGAAATTTTTGCGGATATTGGGGATGAACAGTCGATTGAGCAGAGTTTATCAACCTTCTCCAGTCACATGACCTACACGGTTCAGATTTTAGCAGAGGCGGATCAAGATTCCCTCATTCTATTTGACGAGTTGGGAGCTGGGACAGATCCGCAGGAGGGTGCGTCTTTGGCAATGGCTATTTTGGATGACCTTCGTCTGCGGGGGATCAAGACCATGGCAACCACCCACTACCCTGAGCTCAAGGCTTATGGGATAGAAACCTCTGGTATTGAAAATGCCAGCATGGAGTTTGATAGCAATAGCCTGCGTCCGACCTATAAGTTTATGCAGGGTGTTCCTGGTCGCTCCAATGCCTTTGAAATTGCCCGCCGTCTTGGTCTATCTGATATTATTATCCAGTCAGCAAAATCTTGGACGGATACAGATAGCGATGTGAACCGCATTATCGAGAAATTGGAAAGTCAGACGGTTGAAAGTCGTCAGCGTCTGGATAAGATTCGTGATGTGGAGCAAGAAAATTACAAGATGAACCGAGCCCTTCGTAAGCTCTATGACGAGCTCAATCGTGAGCGGGAAAATGAGCTCAACAAGGCACGTTTGGAGGCCAAGGAAATTGTAGATATGGCATTGGCAGAAAGCGAGGATATTCTCAAAAATCTTCATGCTGCAGCCAGTCTTAAGCCCCACCAGATTATCGAAGCCAAGGCAGAGTTGAAAAAGTTGGCACCTGAAGTGGTGGATTTGTCTAAGAACAAAGTCTTGAAAAAAGCCAAAATTCAGCGGGAAGCCAAGTTGGGCGATGACATTATAGTTACAGCTTATGGACAACGTGGGACCTTGACCAATCAGCTTAAAGATGGACGTTGGGAAGCTCAGGTTGGTTTGATTAAGATGACCTTGGCCAAAGATGAGTTTGAGTTAGTCAAGGCGGAAAAGGCAGAGCAGCCTAAGAAACGCCAGGTTCACACAGTCAAACGTGCCAATGTACGAGGACCAAAAGCCCGCTTAGATCTCCGTGGCAAACGCTACGAAGAGGCTATGATGGAGCTGGATGAATTTATCGACCAAGCCCTTCTCAACAATTTAGCACAAGTCGACATTGTCCACGGTATTGGTACAGGGGTTATCCGAGAAGGGGTGACAAAGTACCTTCGCCGCAACAAGCAAGTCAAGGAGTTCGGCTACGCCCCACAAAATGCAGGTGGCTCAGGCTGTACTATTGTGACGTTTAAATAGCAATCAATCGATGGGAGATTCTTATGATTATCAGAAAATATCAAACCAGTGATGAAAAAGGCTGGGTTTACTGTAAGGCACTCAGCTATCTCTTTTCCCCATTTTTTGACGATAGAGAAACTGAAAAGCCTGAACTGATGACGGATATTTATGACTACCGTGTAGAATGGGTGGCAGAAGTGGACGGTCAAATCGTTGGTCTAATCGACATCGATATTTATACTGAGGAGTGCAGCCAATCTTATATTTACGCACCAAGTAAGCGAACAGCTTATTTTACTAACCTAGCAGTTCACCCTGATTTTCAAGGGCAGGGCATTGCACAAGTGCTTTTTGAACGGGCAGAGAATGAATTGAGAGAGCAAGGTGTAGAGAAACTAGCTATCTTTACCAGAGAGGACGATGCTGCTAACCATTTGTATCAGAAATGGGGTGGGCAATTGGTATGTACTGATTATCTGGTGGTTGGGGCACCCAAGGATATTCCGACCTTCCGTTTTGGTATTGATTTAGAGAGTGGTCGATTGGCCTTTTCAGATGAGTCGGGTCAGTCAGTTCCTTATTATTTAAGAGAGGGTGTCTATGTAGTCAGTGAAGAGGCTGACCTGGAGCTCTTTGACATAGAAGATGTCTACCAAGAATTAACCTACGTAGTGGATTTAACAGAAAAAAGTTGAAATATTTCAACTTTTTTCTTTTTTCGCTTGCTATGGAGTGGGCTCCATAGTTTATAATCGTATTATCATCAGTTGGAGAGAGGAAGTGATGTTTTGAAAACGATGAAAGAAGTGGCGGGGGAACTGGACTTGTCCAATGACACCATTCGCTATTATGAACGAATCGGGCTCTTACAGGTGCCTCGAGACAAAAACGGCTACCGGCAATTTGACCAGCAGTCTATTGACTGGCTCTTTTTGGTCAAAATGCTTCGTAAATCTGGGATGTCCATTGAAAGTTTGGTGGACTATGTTGGCCTAGTACGACAGGGAGATAGTACCATCGCTGCTCGAAAGGCGATTTTACAGGAACAGGAAGAGCGGTTGAAGGAGCAAATCGCTCAGCAAGAAGCTGTCTTGGAAATGTTGAGTCACAAGGTGGCGACCTATGATAGTCACTTACTACGCTTTGAACAAGAACGATTAGACAAAGGAGAATAAATATGCAAACAGTTACATTACACAACGGAGTTGAGATGCCAACAGTTGGATTTGGAGTTTTCCAAATTCCAGATCCAGAAACCTGCCAACAGGTTGTTGAAGAAGCTATTCGGACAGGTTATCGCTTGATTGATACTGCTCAGGCTTATGGCAATGAAGAGGCGGTTGGTCGTGCCATTCGCAATGCAGGTGTGCCACGGGAGGAACTGTTTATTACGACCAAATTGTGGATTTCGGATATGAGTTACCAAGGTGCCAAGGAAGCTTTTGCGACCTCTATGGAAAAGCTAGGCTTGGATTATCTGGATCTCTACCTTCTTCATCAGCCAGTAGGAGATACTTTTGGAGCTTGGCGGGCCGTAGAAGAACTCTATCAGGAAGGGAAAATCCGTGCCATTGGCGTGTCCAATTTCAAATCAGACCAGATTGCCAACCTAGCTCTCTTTAATAGAGTGAAGCCGATGGTCAATCAGATTGAACTTCATGTTTTCAACCAAAAACCAGAAGAACGGGCTTATCTAGCTAGCAAGGACATCCAAGTCCAAAGCTGGGGAGCCTTTGCAGAAGGGAAATTTGATGTCTTTACAAATCCTGTCTTGACAGAGATTGCCAACAAATACGGCAAATCAACTGCCCAGGTCATGCTCCGCTTCCAACTCCAGTCAGGTATTGTTTCTTTATCGAAATCTGCCAATCCAGAGCGTGTCCGTCAGAATTTTGACATCTTTGACTTTACATTGACAGAAGAAGATATGACCGCTATCCAAGGGCTCAATACAGATACAACAGTCTTTGCGGACCACCACCAAGCTCAAACCATTGAAGCTCTAGCAGGCTATGTAGGGAAGGCCTTTTAAGAGTAAGCTTGTTTTTGGCTAATACTGGATTTGACAGGAAGAACCATTTTCCATTTCACGCTTGCTCCCTGCGATCTAGTTTAGCTTGACCAATACGTTTTTCCAAGTCACTATTTTCTCGACACATCTATCTCCCCGCTTTTTCCCGTAGCACCTACTCCGTCACCTTGTCTCATTGTTACAATTGGATTTGATAAGCAAAACAATTTTTCATTTCTCGCTTGTATCGTTGCGGTCTAGTTTAGCTATACCCATTTTTTTACAACTGAAATTCTTATAGATACGTTTATCTCATGCTTCATCCCGTAGCAAAAATTCGCTTTCTGTTTTTTTTTGGTGTAGAATGATAGTAGAAAAACAGAAACGGAGAAAATTATGGTTCAAGTTATTACAGATGCAAACTTTGAAGTTGAAACACAAGAAGGCGTAGTCCTTGTTGACTTTTGGGCACCATGGTGTGGTCCTTGTCGTATGCAAGCACCAATTTTGGAGCAATTGGCAGATGAAGTGGACGAAGATGAATTGCGTATTTACAAGATGGATGTTGATGAGAATCCAAACACAGCTCGTCAGTTTGGTATCATGTCTATCCCAACTCTTTTGTTCAAAAAAGATGGACAGGTTGTGAAACAAGTTGCTGGTGTCCACACGAAAGATCAAATCAAAGCTATCTTGGCAGAGATTGGTTAATTGAAAATGTAAACAAGTAGTGAGCTCAGATTCGCTACTTGTTTTTTTCACAACTGAAAGTATGTTCAAAAAATCAGATTGTGAAGGTTGACACAAGATGTTATAATAACCTTATCATTGTCATTTTAGAAAGGTTAGATATGTCAACTATTAATTACAAACCATTAAATCTTTATCGTCAGTTTAAAACAGCAGTTCAAGAGTTTCCAAATGTTGCCATTTATTTTGACCAACCCTACGCCTCCTTCCCTGAATTAGGATTGGAAAATACCTATCAAACAGTTTTTGAGGCCATTCAAAGAAGAGCTGCCCAATTTGCAGCAGCAGGTATTGGCTATGGGGACAAGGTAATTCTATATAAGAGTCCAGCTTTTGACACCTATTTGTTAGCAGTGGCGGTAACGGCATTGGGTGCTGTTCCTGTTATGATTTCCTACCATTTGCCATCTTCGAATTTAGATGTGTTTGCGGAGCGATTGGAAAAGTCTTTCATTGTCTATGACCAGGAAACGGAAGAACGTGTGGCAGGAATGACCCGAACTGACCTGGTTACAAAGGTATTCTTACCCCAAGTCCTAGTGCAAGAAGCAGTTGCTTTTGAAGAAAATCTCCTGCCAGAAGATGTCATTCAATACATGACCCATACTTCAGGAACGACAGGTGTTCCAAAACTAATCTGCCACACAGCACAGACCATGGGCTGGCGAGTAGCATGGCAACAGACTATTTTTGACAAGATGACGGAGAGAGGCTTGCTGGCCTTCCACATCTCCCCTGTTCATTCACGCTATAATATCGGCGTGTCGTCGGCGATTGGGCTAGGATTCCCCCTCTACCCGCTTTCTTCTGCAAGAAAAGATGATATTGAACGGGCGCTTGCTCTTCATCGTCCAAGTGCTCTGGAAACCCATCCTAACAACTTTGTCCAATGGGCAAGATTGGCCAAGGAAAAACCAGAGGTCTTTAGTAGCATTCGTTATTACCATTCAACCTTTGATGCTATCAATATTGGTACGCTTCGCGCCTTCTTGGAGGCTTCCAAAGAGCAACATCCAGTCTTTATGCAAGTTTATGGTCAAAGTGAATGTGGTCCAATGATTTTACGTTACCATCGTTTGGAAAATCTAGGAACAGTTAGCGGACGAGATATGGGGATTGGTCTGGAAGGTTACACAGAAGCACGCATCACAGATGCCCAAGGGAATCCTCTCCCAGCTGGAGAAAACGGACATATCCAGTTCCTGTCAAAAGGCCGTGCTGTGACCTATTATAAAGAAGATGCCCGTTTCCAAGATAATGTGTACGGTGCTTGGTGGGATAGTGGTGACTACGGCTGCATGACTCCAGAGGGTACACTTCTTCTAAAAGACCGTCAGGTTGACCTCATTGAGCACATCGACAGCAATCTTGCCTTGGAGGATTTATTGCTGGATAAATTGGACTTTTTATCAGAAGTCGTGATTATACGCGATGTCAATGGTGCACCACAGCCGATTATCGCTCTGGCAGAAGATACTGAGATGAACTGGGAAGCTTGGTGGGCAATGGTTGCAGATCTACCACTATTGAAAGAACCCATCTTGATGGCTTATGACGACATTCCACGTACTGCGACCATGAAGGTTCAACGCCTCAAAATGGAAGCAGAAATGAAAGAAAAAAATCTGTAAGGGTGACGAAACCACGCTTGCAGATAAGAAGGAGTTCACATGAAAGAAATTTATCTAGCAGGCGGTTGTTTCTGGGGAATGGAAGGCTACTTTTCCCAGATTGATGGTATTCTTGACACCAGCGTTGGCTATGCCAATGGACAGGTGGAGACGACCAATTATCAACTCCTCAAACAAACAGATCACGCAGAAACACTCTATCTAGCCTATGATGAGACTCGTATCCATTTGCGGGAAATCCTCCTCTACTATTTCCGCGTCATTGATCCCTTCTCTGTCAATCAGCAGGGGCCTGACAAGGGGCGCCAGTATCGGACTGGTATCTATTACACAGATGAGGCTGATTTGCCGACCATCGAGCAGGTCATGACGGAGCAATCCCAGCTCTTTGGCGGACGCCCCCTAGCCGTTGAAGTGGAGCCACTCGCGCATTACATCCCCGCCGAAGACTACCATCAGGATTATCTCAAGAAAAATCCCCAAGGGTACTGCCATATCGATCTTGGGCAAGCAAAAATCCCTCTGATTGATGTTGCAGACTACCAAAAGCCAGACCAGCAAGTCTTAAAAGACAGCTTGACCGACCTCCAGTATCAAGTCACTCAAGAAGCTGCGACGGAAAGACCCTTCGAAAATGAGTTTTGGAATAGCGACCAAGCTGGCATCTACGTCGATATTACGACTGGTGAGCCCCTCTTTCTCTCGACGGACAAATTCGATTCAGGCTGCGGCTGGCCCTCCTTTACCAAACCAATCAGCAAAGAAGTTGCGACTTATTTCCAAGATTTCTCCCACGGCATGAACCGCATCGAAGTTCGCAGTCGGGCTGGTCATGCTCATTTAGGTCATGTCTTTGACGATGGTCCGAGAGACAAAGGCGGTCTCCGTTACTGTATCAACTCGGCAGCCCTTCGTTTCATACCGAGAGAGGAAATGGAAGAAGCAGGATATGGCCTGTTTTTGGAGTTGATTAAATAAATTTATGAGCGCAGAAAGTCTATTCGCAAAGAATAGGCTTTTTGTGTATTAAAATTGTATGTTCAGAAAGATGATTTTGATATAATAATCTGTATAGAGATTTTTCTTAAGGGACATATATGGAAAGGTTATGAAAATGATTCTTAGTAAACGTTTTAAAAATAGAAGAAAGGAACTTGGCTTTACTCAAAAGGAACTTGCAGAGGGAATTTGTGAGCAGAGTTTGATTAGTCGAGTTGAAAAATTAGGAGTTGCTCCTACATCGGATATATTATTTGCCTTATCACAACGCTTACAGGTGTCTATGGACTATTTTTTTGATGAAAGTGTATCAGATAAAGCGCCTGATATTACGGTATTTAAACGATTGGTGGACAAAGCTTTGTTCACTCGTTCCTATGATCAACTGGCTTATCTTGTAGAGGCAGAGAAGCAGAAAGAAGCTGTTCATTCGCAGGAAAGCAGTGAATATTTAACTTATCTGGCTTGTATAGTGGACTTCCATCATTATCATAAGGAAGATACTGCAATTGTACGTATGGAAGAACTTAGTCATCGAATCAGTAAGAAATCTAGTTTTTATCTTGATGTATACAATAGCTTGGTTAATTTTTATGCCTTGACTTCTCGAGACGAGGCTTTAGACAGTTTGTATGAGGGGCTTTCAGAAAAGCTTAGCCACTTGGATATATCGAA
This region of Streptococcus suis genomic DNA includes:
- a CDS encoding endonuclease MutS2 codes for the protein MNNKIIETLEFHKVRQKIEPYLLTEQGFEELRQLEPMVEVHRIQQAFDELTDIAQIFVENPYFSLAATSDIGPAMRRLELDTDLNIAELLAVKKVLEVSKSLLDFYGNLENVSLSQLDKLFEKIELFPHLQGSLQSINDAGFVEDFASEKLARIRRKIREAEDQVRQVMQDILKTKGDMLSDSILASRNGRNVLPVKNTYRNKIAGVVHDISASGSTVYIEPRAVVTLNEEISHLRAEERHELNRILQELSDMLRPHSGVIRNNAWLIGHIDFVRAKHLFARDHQAVVPKLSEKQDIALLNVRHPLIAEPVPNDLYFGSQLTAIVITGPNTGGKTIMLKTLGLTHLMAQSGLPILADKGSRVAIFKEIFADIGDEQSIEQSLSTFSSHMTYTVQILAEADQDSLILFDELGAGTDPQEGASLAMAILDDLRLRGIKTMATTHYPELKAYGIETSGIENASMEFDSNSLRPTYKFMQGVPGRSNAFEIARRLGLSDIIIQSAKSWTDTDSDVNRIIEKLESQTVESRQRLDKIRDVEQENYKMNRALRKLYDELNRERENELNKARLEAKEIVDMALAESEDILKNLHAAASLKPHQIIEAKAELKKLAPEVVDLSKNKVLKKAKIQREAKLGDDIIVTAYGQRGTLTNQLKDGRWEAQVGLIKMTLAKDEFELVKAEKAEQPKKRQVHTVKRANVRGPKARLDLRGKRYEEAMMELDEFIDQALLNNLAQVDIVHGIGTGVIREGVTKYLRRNKQVKEFGYAPQNAGGSGCTIVTFK
- a CDS encoding GNAT family N-acetyltransferase, which codes for MIIRKYQTSDEKGWVYCKALSYLFSPFFDDRETEKPELMTDIYDYRVEWVAEVDGQIVGLIDIDIYTEECSQSYIYAPSKRTAYFTNLAVHPDFQGQGIAQVLFERAENELREQGVEKLAIFTREDDAANHLYQKWGGQLVCTDYLVVGAPKDIPTFRFGIDLESGRLAFSDESGQSVPYYLREGVYVVSEEADLELFDIEDVYQELTYVVDLTEKS
- a CDS encoding MerR family transcriptional regulator, which codes for MKEVAGELDLSNDTIRYYERIGLLQVPRDKNGYRQFDQQSIDWLFLVKMLRKSGMSIESLVDYVGLVRQGDSTIAARKAILQEQEERLKEQIAQQEAVLEMLSHKVATYDSHLLRFEQERLDKGE
- a CDS encoding aldo/keto reductase — encoded protein: MQTVTLHNGVEMPTVGFGVFQIPDPETCQQVVEEAIRTGYRLIDTAQAYGNEEAVGRAIRNAGVPREELFITTKLWISDMSYQGAKEAFATSMEKLGLDYLDLYLLHQPVGDTFGAWRAVEELYQEGKIRAIGVSNFKSDQIANLALFNRVKPMVNQIELHVFNQKPEERAYLASKDIQVQSWGAFAEGKFDVFTNPVLTEIANKYGKSTAQVMLRFQLQSGIVSLSKSANPERVRQNFDIFDFTLTEEDMTAIQGLNTDTTVFADHHQAQTIEALAGYVGKAF
- the trxA gene encoding thioredoxin, which gives rise to MVQVITDANFEVETQEGVVLVDFWAPWCGPCRMQAPILEQLADEVDEDELRIYKMDVDENPNTARQFGIMSIPTLLFKKDGQVVKQVAGVHTKDQIKAILAEIG
- a CDS encoding AMP-binding protein, which gives rise to MSTINYKPLNLYRQFKTAVQEFPNVAIYFDQPYASFPELGLENTYQTVFEAIQRRAAQFAAAGIGYGDKVILYKSPAFDTYLLAVAVTALGAVPVMISYHLPSSNLDVFAERLEKSFIVYDQETEERVAGMTRTDLVTKVFLPQVLVQEAVAFEENLLPEDVIQYMTHTSGTTGVPKLICHTAQTMGWRVAWQQTIFDKMTERGLLAFHISPVHSRYNIGVSSAIGLGFPLYPLSSARKDDIERALALHRPSALETHPNNFVQWARLAKEKPEVFSSIRYYHSTFDAINIGTLRAFLEASKEQHPVFMQVYGQSECGPMILRYHRLENLGTVSGRDMGIGLEGYTEARITDAQGNPLPAGENGHIQFLSKGRAVTYYKEDARFQDNVYGAWWDSGDYGCMTPEGTLLLKDRQVDLIEHIDSNLALEDLLLDKLDFLSEVVIIRDVNGAPQPIIALAEDTEMNWEAWWAMVADLPLLKEPILMAYDDIPRTATMKVQRLKMEAEMKEKNL
- the msrB gene encoding peptide-methionine (R)-S-oxide reductase MsrB → MKEIYLAGGCFWGMEGYFSQIDGILDTSVGYANGQVETTNYQLLKQTDHAETLYLAYDETRIHLREILLYYFRVIDPFSVNQQGPDKGRQYRTGIYYTDEADLPTIEQVMTEQSQLFGGRPLAVEVEPLAHYIPAEDYHQDYLKKNPQGYCHIDLGQAKIPLIDVADYQKPDQQVLKDSLTDLQYQVTQEAATERPFENEFWNSDQAGIYVDITTGEPLFLSTDKFDSGCGWPSFTKPISKEVATYFQDFSHGMNRIEVRSRAGHAHLGHVFDDGPRDKGGLRYCINSAALRFIPREEMEEAGYGLFLELIK
- a CDS encoding helix-turn-helix domain-containing protein, whose translation is MILSKRFKNRRKELGFTQKELAEGICEQSLISRVEKLGVAPTSDILFALSQRLQVSMDYFFDESVSDKAPDITVFKRLVDKALFTRSYDQLAYLVEAEKQKEAVHSQESSEYLTYLACIVDFHHYHKEDTAIVRMEELSHRISKKSSFYLDVYNSLVNFYALTSRDEALDSLYEGLSEKLSHLDISNTESFHKYIKIRYNHAHYLFKRKRQSQAIDELTDLIEILRDKKSCYLLADTLCLIANVGEGFLSKDEILSYYREAECLFKFFGPQNSYLSLKEYLSKDI